Within the Nitrospira sp. genome, the region CCAGTTTTTGTCAACCGAGTGCGCCCTATGGCGAGTCGAGATGATCCCAGGCGGGTTGCACTGGCGCCCGTGGTCCTGGACGATCAGCATTCTCCCAGAAACACATGTTCGCTCTCGAGGTGAGCAGGGAACAGGCGGAGGAGACCCACGGTGCGGGGTAGCCGAAACCGCTTGGGCCCCGCCGAGCCGGGATTGAAAAGAAACGCGGTGCCCCGCCACGTGCTAAACGGCCGGTGCGTATGGCCAAACACACAAATATCCGGTCGCACGCGATCGAGATAGCGTGCCGCAGTCACATTGACTTCCTGGCCTTCGTAGACGACATGTCGGAGCGCAATCAACCGACCGGCCAGCTCGATGACGCGCTCGGCTGGAAAACCGCTTCGCGAAAATCCGTCGACATTGCCCGAGATCGCGGTGACTGGGGCAATCCGTTCGAGTTGCCGGATGACCTCACGGTCGCCGATGTCACCCGCATGAAGAATGTGAGTGACCCCCGCGAAGCACTGGAAGAGTTCAGGGTCGAACCGTCCATGCGTATCGGCGATCACCCCGATGCGTACCGGCGCGGACGCTTCGGCTTTTGGCGTTGTGATCTTCATTTGATGGTTGCTTGGACGCCTGCCCAATCGAAGAGGAACGGTTCGGGTGTCAGGGGCGGAAGTCTGGCAATCTCAAGCCTCAGTCGATCCGCGCGCCACTCACTCATCGGATGGCTCGACAAGAGCTCGATCTGTTGCGTATCGCGTTGGGCCAATCAATGGAAAAATGCGACCATGCCGTCCGGGGACACATTGGCGCGATAGAGCAGCCGCAGCCCCTCCACGTCGACTTCGGTTTCTTGATCTCGCCCGAGCTTGAGCGTCGCCAGTTGAACGCCAAGTTCTTTGATCAGTTTTGCGAACCTTATGCTCATTTCCCGTCAGAATCGTCACAACGGCGACCAGACCCAGCGTGTTGACCAACCGCGCCATGGCGTGGCGGTGCACCCGAAATGAATCGGAGCCTGAGGCAGATTCTACGCGACCACACTACCCCGCGACCCACCCGTACCAACGATGGCTC harbors:
- a CDS encoding phosphoesterase, whose translation is MKITTPKAEASAPVRIGVIADTHGRFDPELFQCFAGVTHILHAGDIGDREVIRQLERIAPVTAISGNVDGFSRSGFPAERVIELAGRLIALRHVVYEGQEVNVTAARYLDRVRPDICVFGHTHRPFSTWRGTAFLFNPGSAGPKRFRLPRTVGLLRLFPAHLESEHVFLGEC